In Hemitrygon akajei chromosome 12, sHemAka1.3, whole genome shotgun sequence, a single window of DNA contains:
- the LOC140737038 gene encoding guanine nucleotide-binding protein G(I)/G(S)/G(O) subunit gamma-12-like, giving the protein MASTNNIAQAARTVQQLKKESNIERIKVSKASADLVRYCEEHAKNDPLLMGIPTSENPFKDKKPCIIL; this is encoded by the exons ATGGCTAGCACAAACAACATAGCACAAGCAGCAAGGACAGTTCAGCAGCTTAAAAAAgagtcgaatattgaaaggataaAG GTATCAAAGGCTTCAGCAGATCTTGTGCGCTACTGTGAAGAACATGCCAAGAATGACCCTCTGCTTATGGGCATCCCAACTTCAGAAAATCCCTTCAAAGACAAGAAGccttgtattatattgtag